A segment of the Canis lupus dingo isolate Sandy chromosome 15, ASM325472v2, whole genome shotgun sequence genome:
CTGAGCGGGTAGCCGGAGGTAGTACCAGGATGCTGCTAATGGGCAGCCGAGGCCAGCGAGTACTGGAAGGTGGTTAGATGTCGCGGGGAGGGCCCGTCAGTGCTCTGGCTGCTTCTATCTTCCCATCAAAATAGGAGCTGAAGGAAGCGTGAGGATCGGGGCAGATACAGGAGATTTGAGGGGCCAGAAGGTATAAAACAAGTATCgagaagagggagagtgagagggctAGGGACCAGCTGAGGATGATGGATTTAAGCACGAGGCAGGGCCTGGCGCGTAGCCCCTCCAGCTGCGCGGCCCCAGGAATTGAGCCCAGGGAGACTCAGAGCAGGACCAGAGCAGGGGGCAGCGGCTCAGGACTGGGATTCAGCTGGAGGCAAATGAAGACACGCAGGCAATGAGGCCAGCGGAGGGGAGGCCCACAGACTGGAGGGCCCGACCAAGAGACGAGCTGCTGGATCCAGCGCAGTAAGGGGAGAGCTGGAAAGACAGCGGACGTCGGACATGGGGATACAGAGGAGCCGTGGTCTAGACCAGGACCGAGGGAACGAGCGCCGTCGGGGTGCAGGCCAAGGTTCCGGGAGGGGCACGAGCCGAGAGCGCAGAGGACAGGGACCCCCGCGGGTCCTAGGATGGAGACCTgatgggtgggggtggtggcCCTTGACCTCAGAGACCCTTAGGACCCGGGTCCCTAAGCTGTGTGGTCGGGAGGCGTGGGCCCCAACTGAactcagctgggggtggggagcgagGACGGCCACCCCCCAGGGCCAGCGGTACGGCGGGGGCGGGAGCGAGACAGCAGCCCCAACAGAGGCCGTGGGAGCAGCACAGTCCTGGGGCCCAGGCTCGCAGCGGGGCGGGCCAGGGGCTCAGGCGGTCCAGCGGCCGTGTGCCTTCACTCCGTCCCTGcgttgtgatcccaggggtctcccagcccggtggggagcctgcctctccctctgccactcgcCCTGTCGGTCTCtacctgtcaaataaataaaatcttaaataaatttgaaaaagaaaaagataagacatGGAGAAGATGACTTTACTGATCACCAGCTCGTAGCTCAAGGTTGCACAGGAttccaggaggaagaaggggtgGAGAGGAAGGGTCACTGGAGCACAGCGCTAGGAGGGGACGCGGTCACTGGGGACTTGTGACGGACAGGCGAGGTAAAGGGCAGGAGGACCCGTGAGCCGGCAGCCGGGGGCTCAGGGGACCCCGCAGGCCTGCACGTGGGTGCTGGGAGCACAGTCCTGCTGGAGGCACAAGCCAGTAGCGTGCGAgctgcctcaggctccccgcGGGAGCGCAGCGCCGTGAGCAACACAAGTGGGCAGCCCAGAGCGGGGCACACCTGGCCGCCGGTTAGGGCACCACGGTTACGACTCTCAGAGGACAGAGCCTCAGGCCGATCTCCCGAGCCGTACCCCTGCTCTGGCCCTCCTACCTGAGCTCCCCAGCTGCACCCCTGCTCTGGCCCTCCCCACTGAGCTCCTGAGCTGTACCCCTGCTCTGGCCCTCCTCCCTGAGTTACCCAGCCGTGGCCCTGCTCTGGCCCTCCCCCCTGAGCTCCCCAGCCGCACCCCTGTGCACGCAGCCGCGGCCCTGCTCtggccctccttcctccctgtccACACGGCCCATCAACAAGAGTTTAGCCGGTGCCCACTCCAGATCACTCCTCGTTCACACGAGCCAATTACTAACAtacaaaaccagaaatattttattgcgGAGTCAACTTGAGGTTCAGATGATGGGGGCCAGGAGCGCCCAGGCTGGGACGGAGAGCAGGCCCAGCTTCCACAGGCTCCCAGAGGCTACTATCTGCTCCCTGTTAGTCCCTCCAGGTCACTTCCACTTCATCTGTCCGGTACCTGTGAAGCAGCACAGAAGGCTCGCTGGACACCTTGCCCTGagagccccccatccccctaTGATTCTGGGCCCTCCGCCGGCTGatttctgcctccctcccacatAACCCACTGCCCCCCCAGGAGGGTATCCACCTctgtgtgatcccagagtcactGAGGGGGGTCCTGTGCCCTGCCCGAAACATCTCCCAGCCGGCCTGGGCTATCATGGCCCCGTTGTCAATGCAGAATCTGGGAAGGAAACGAGACATGGAATTTGGGAACTAAGGGTAGAAAATCACagtattggagaaaaaaaagaagaaaccaacaCAGGGGAAGGGCCTTCACCTCTCATCTGTGGCAAAAAGCCGGGCTCCACGTTCCTGGCACATGGTCTCCATCATCTCCTGTAGCCTCAAGTTACCTACGAGGACGGAGGGTTAGGGCTGGCTCGGCTTCAGCTGTTTCTGCGAGGTCCGGCTATAGCTCAAGCGTGTGACTCACAAAAACGAAGCAGGCATTCAGGGGGCAAGGGCTGGGAAGCAGAAACTTGTCATTTCCCCAGACCCTTAGATTTAGGGAGGAGGATGCTAACGCCCAGGAGTAGGAAAGAGGGGCGTGGTTGGACGATACATACAGCCCACACCTCCCACGATGAGGGCCTCCTGGGAGCCGCAATGTGCCATGGCTCGCTCTGTGATCTCGACCAGCATGGCGAACACGGTCTCCTGCGGGGCACAGAGAAGGTGAGGACGGGGTCTCAGCATCGTTCTGCTACATACAAGTCCCCCCACGCCCAACGCTCCATCCCATTACCTgcagagagaaacacaaatcCTCAGGCGTGCACTCGCCTGTGGCCAGCATGCGCTGGGCGGCATCCTACGAGCAAAGAAAACACAGGTGAGACAGGGAACTGCGGTCTGGGGATGACCAGACAGCAAGGCTCAGGGCACCTGGAGGGCCGCGGCTCACCCCAACAGTGTAGCGGCACATCTACCCCACGCCCAGCCTCTCACTACACTGAGCGACGGCCACAGGCATCGGGGCTCCAGTTACAGCCCGCCCTGGCCCCaccgccccccagcccctcacTCGGCTTCGCTTTCCTCCGTGACGCTTGTTACCACCAGACCCTTTTTATGTTATTACTACCCTCCCCCACCagctcctctgtctctgtctcacacacGCGCACACGAGAGTTAGGCTACTGCCCAGAACAGCGCCGGGCACACAgaagacatttaataaatactcGCTAAATGGATTTACGCAGCATCCAGCGTAGACCACAACCACACTCTAGGCAAGAGAGACAATGGTGAACCAAACGTATGCCTCATTAAAGAGCAGGACAGCGCTGTCCTCACCTGCCCCACACTCACCTCTATGAAAGACAGGATCCCCGAGAACGAGACGTCCATCCCCTTTACGGTATAGGGCAGCTCAACCAGCTTCTTGCCTCTACGTGGGAGTGAGCGTTTGAGACGCTAAGCCTTCAAAGCCACCCAACCTCCTTAACGCTCCTAGGGGAATCCTGGAAGCCCTACAGCCAGCCTCCTCCCACCTTACGGCCCTTACCGCTTTGCCATCTGCTCGATATTGTAGCCTGGACTTGGGTCATTGGAAATctagcagagggaaaaagagaatggaGTCAGATATCCAGGAAGCCTAAGAAGCTAACTTCCGCCATTCTCCTCCGCTTCCACGGCTCCCCAGAAACCCACCCGCACCTTCTGTTTCCCCAGCCCCAGTCGCTCACCTTCAGCACTCGAGCAAAACGATCCAGACAATTCCCCACAGCGATGTCGATGGTTTCCCCAAAGATGCGGTAGCGACGTTCTGAGTATGCGATCACCTAAGGGTGATGAGGGTGTCCGTGAAACCTCACATCTGTAAAGAGGAGTATTTGGCTTCGGGGAGGAGCATAGCAGAGAATCAACGGCCTCAGCAGCTTTCGGCCTCAGCAGCTTTCCATAAGAGACGGAACAAAAGCACTCACCCGCACCCTGCAGAGAGACTTTTTCACACTCTCCTCTCAAAAGCCTGGGAATCTGAGGATTCCCAGAGCAGATTCCTAACCTACAGAAGGCAGCCTCAGCGGGGGAAGAAGCAACTCTCATCTCGAATACGTCTTCCTAGCTTGGAGGTTCCTAGTATGTCCTTTAAAGACCTCTGGATAGCATAGACTAGGAACGGGCTTTCGAGCCTGGGGGCAGGGAACCAGTCCTTCTAGGTCATCCTACCCAGGCAGTGCCATTTGGAAACCAGACGAGTAGCAGAGTTCAAACACTGGAAAACCCCATATAGGGTCACGCTCACGGGATGCCCAGCTCTGTGTAGTCATCAGCTTATGTTCATTCTGCACGTCTGACTGACTTCTACCGCAGAGAATATTTACCGCCCACTGACCCGTACGCTTCCAACAGTGGGCGCTTCCTTGGGACCCTAAGAAGTCCCTTTCCCTTTCTGGTGCTAAGGGTCTCCCTCCACTCCGGGGTAGACTGCATTCTGCTGTTAAAAGGCTGGCCACGGAGGGTGAAGGAAACAAACCCTGCCTCTCTGCGCCTGTCATCTGCTCGTCTCCCCAACTGTCTTCCCTCGTTTTCCCACCCACACAGGTCTTAAGAGGTCAGAGGATGAGCAAACCATCACCGCTCCTCTTCCTTACCTGCTACTTTCCACGAGCCAAGTCCCTAATTTTGTGAGTCATCCTTCAGGCCCCAGCCAGCTATATGCCTTCTATCTGTAAAAGTTCCCACGTCATTTTCATGGGAAGCAGTGCTTCATCCTAAGTAactattttgcaaaatgaaattcTAAGCCTTTCGTAAGCTGGGGACGAGGACTTTTTCTGACAGTAACCCCATCAGGTGTTCTGCAGGAAAGGAAGGCTGGCATTCTCCAAACACCACCTCAAAAGGTTCTGTAAGATACCCCGAGCCACTCTGTCTTCCACTATAAACCTACAACGCCTTCTGCTACTTGTAAAGCATTCTTGAAATTACCTATGTTTGTACACTCTTGGGAGAACAACTTGTTTATTTACCCCCCAGGAACGCAGACAAAACATGCAATTATCGTAAAGAAACAAATCACGGTGCCCcttagtgttttttttccccttagttttAACTGCTAAGACAGAGAAAAGATAagttccaaaataataaaaataaaaatcctttcgttactttatttttttttcttttgttagtttAAAGGCCTCAATCCTTCctattcttttttgaaattggaaagttCTCTTTAGCACCACACGTCTAAGAATCATCTAACACGGTGACCATCTCACCCAATCTGCAAGGACGCCAActtttttgtggttttccagCACGTGAGGTTTTAGGTTCAGATGAGGGATGACATGGGAGCTGCTGGCACAGTGCCCTGGAAACgaggggggcaggaaggagtCCTCCAAGTACCTGCGTGTTTCCTCCGCTGACATATAGCACAGTCGGGCTGGTGGCTCCGGTGATGAGGCGACCCATCTCAATGTGGCCTATACAGTGGTTGACACCCAGCAATGGCTTGTTCCACAACTGGGCCACGGTACGGGCCACAACAGCCACAGAAACCAGCGGGGCACCCATGCCAGGGCCTAGGGGAACAAAAACGAGAGTCAGGTTCCTAAGGATGCTGGGAAAAATAGAGCCGGGAAAGTGAGGGATGTgagaggtggggcaggggtcgagggggcagcggggggcagcATCGGGCTGGACCTAGCCAGGCCCCAGGTGTGTATTTCCACTGTCAGCTGCTCTCCCAGCTGTACCTTTGGTGTAGGCAACGCAGTCGATCTCCTGGGACGTCAGTCCAGCCTCTGTGAGCGCCTCCTGTAGCAGGTCCAGGATAACCGCCCGGTGATGCCTAGCAGTATCCCCTGGAAGGAACCCTAGGGATAGACGCAGGCCACAGATTATGGGGTTTTCCTATAGCAAAGGTAGGTGGAAGCCAAATGCAGGGGTTTCAGTAGCTGCGACACCAAATAAAAGAAATCGTCTCTAAAATGGAGTCAGGAGGCCAAGAGGGGAGGCTTTCATATCCAGCCGCTCCCTCTGAACTGCAGACCCCAATGGCAAGAGGAATACCTTGCATCCCCGACAGGAAGAAGCCTCTAACTCCACACCCCAGCAAGAGGAAAAGATTTTCCAGCCAATGAAAAGCAACTGCACTTGATACTCTCAGTTTATCTCAATGcactttttaaggttttttttttaagtcttatttatttaaataatctctatttaactcaacacggggctcaaactcacgacctcgagatcaagagtcacacacttctGACCCTGAGCCAGGCAGCTGCCCCGTCAATGACCTTTTTATAATCACAGCCCCTCCCAATGACCCCGTCCTCCCTGTAAAAGATCAGTCCTGCTTGTTCTCTGGACTTGCCTATGGTCTTGCCACAGCTTCCCGGATCCAAACTGCCATCCTCTACTACTCCTGAATAAACCCATTTTACCGGGAAAACAGAGGGCTGTGTGGCTTTTAGCGTCTACAAAGCGTGGGAAAAGTCCCTTCCACTCCCCTCAAGCATCCTGTCTTCCAGGTTCTCGGATGCACGCTCTCGAGCCCCCAGCGAGGCCGACCAGCTCTCAGGAAGGCCCTTCTTCAAACCCAACTCCTACACCACCTTCAGGACTCCGTTCCAGTGGTGCCTACCTATGTCCTGCCCTTACGTGACCTTCTCTGCGGCCCTACAGGCCCCACGCGACCACGTCGTCGTCCTTCACGCAACATTAGATAGATTACAATCAAAGCATCATAAAACGCTGGCTACCCTAATTCCGTGCTCCCGGGGCCAAAACTACCTGGAAGAGCGAACGCAGAACAAAGTCCTGTTTCCTAGCGAGCCCCCCACCGTAACAGGGCGCTTCAGAGAGGCTTTCCAGGTACATGCACTAAACTGGTCTTTTCCCATAGGTGCCGGAGTTTAAGGGAGAGCGAAGGACAACATGGAAATTTAGGAACAATGTTGGTTAAAAGTCGTGCTATGTTCAGTGCTCCCGTCTGCTCTCGAGACCCAACAATGAGGCGTTGCCATCTGCATCTTAAAAGCAGGAACCACGAGTCCAAGCCACGTACTGATGACCGCGAATGCCCTTGCTCCTAACCCTCCCGGCCACCTGGGGGGAGCTGCCTGCCCGTGGCCCTGCACATTACCCTGCCCGTcgcccgccctgccctgcccatcGCCCTGCCCATCACCCTGCCCGCTCATCACCCTGCCCATCGCCCGCCCTGCCCATCACCCTGCCCATCACTCTGCTTGCCCATCGCCCTGGCCATCTCCCGCCCTGCCCATCGACCGCCCTGCCCATCCTCCTGCTCATCACCCCACCTGCCCATCGCCCTGGCCATCGCCCGCCCTGCCCATCGCCCTGCCTATCACCCCGCCTGCCCATCGCCCTGCCTATCACCCTGCCTGCCCATCGCCCTGTCTGCCCATCGCCCGCCCTGCCCATCACTCTGCCCGTCGCCCCGCCCTCGCCCGTTGCCCCGCCCACCACTCCGCCCgtcgccccgccccccgccccgcccggtgTGGCTCCCGCGGCGACCGTGCAGCGGCGCCCAcctccccgcccggcccggccgcgggTCCCGCGCGCACCTGTGCCCGGGGGCGTGACGTAGGTCCGCCGCGGGTTCGCCAGCACCGCGCCGTCGCGCACCACCCCCACGCCGACCTTGTTGGCGCTGCCCTCCAGGCCCAGCACCGCCGGCATGGCCGCGCCTGCTTGGAGCCCCGGGGCGCACGCGGCCGGAAGCCGAGGGCCCCTAGGGACCCGCCCTCCCAGCTGCCGGGCCCGGAGCGCGCCCGCTCCTCCCAGTGTGGCCCCGCCCCGCTTCCCGCCGgggcccgcccctcccctctccccctcccccctccccgcgggcTTCCTCCGCTCCCTTCTGCTTCCccgcggcggcgggaggcgcgCGTCTGGCACATCAGTGAACAGCCCCGGGTGGAAGGCGGGGgcctcggcgggggcggggcctcggcgtcACGTGTCCCCGACGGCCCAATCACGCACAGTCCCCGCCCGAGGCGGGCCGGCCCGGCTCACGTGACAGCCCGGGTCGCCCACGTGGGGGCCGAGCGCGCCCCAGTCTTTGTGTCGGGAGAGGAGCACCGGGCCGCGGCCCGAGCAGGTCAGCCGCGGGGTGGCCACGGGGGCGCCCGGGCCCTAGGTCCGGGCCTCGATCGGCCAGAAGGCAGCGCTCGCGCGGACGGCCCCGGGGGCCCGGGATGCTCGGGATGCTCGGGGTCGGGGGCTCGGGGCTCCGCGGCCTGCGGCGCGGGGGACGGGAAAGGGCGCCGGGAGCGGGCCGGCGGGGGGGCCGGCCTCGCCCTCGCGCTCACCCGGTGCACGACGCCGTTTCGCTTGCAGGTCACGCGGTGCAGACCCTGCTCCGGTGGGCGGCGCGGGACGCGCTCAGGAGGCCGTGGGGCTCAGTGATGCCGAAGCGGGGGAAGAAGGCAGCCGCGGCGGAGGACGGCGAGCAGCCCGGGCCGGGTAAGAGCCCCGGGGCCCCGGCCGTGCAGGCGGCGGGCCGTCGGGCCCCTCGGCGGACGGAGGTTGGCGCAGCGGGTGTAGAGGCCGCAGCCCCGCAGCGTCTCGACGGGGCCCGGCGGGGTCGGGGCATCCAGCCCCTCGGCGGGGCCTCGCACAGCGCCCGTTCCTCGtctgttttttatctttaagagCCGGAAGCCAAGAAGAGCAAGACTGCAGCCAAGAAAAGCGAAAAAGAGGCAGCCGGGGAGGGGCCGGCCCTGTACGAGGACCCCCCGGATCAGAAGACGGCGCCCAGCGGCAAGTCGGCCACCCTCAAGATCTGCTCTTGGAACGTGGACGGGCTTCGAGCCTGGATCAAGAAGAAGGGTCTCGACGTGAGTTGGACTCGCGGAGGAGGACGTCCGCGCTCTGCGCCGTCGGGCCTCGCGACCGCGCCCCCTTTCGGCCCCAGCGGCGGGTCTCGCCTGCTGCCTGCAATTTGCTTGTTGTGGGAGCGTTGAAAGGCGCGGCGTAGCCGAGTTGGGACTGTCCCAGGGGCCGGGTGTCGCGCGCCATGGCTCCGCCTCCCGGCAGGTTGCAGGACCTGCTCCCTGGGCTGACTGCGTTCCATCTCCAGCGTCTTCTCCAGTTAACTACTGCGTAGCGGTGCCGGGCTGCATAGGCTGGGCGTCAGGGGTTGGAGCTCCGCCTTTAGTtcacttaagattttaaaagtactGCTTACACAGCTTAGGTGGCCATCCACTATGAAACAGGCTCCTCGGTGTTGCTTGTAACCGCGCCCTTTATCTCTCTCCGTTAGTTGTCAGTTACCGAATTTGACTGCTTAAATATCATGCTtactagacttaaaaaaaaaaaaaaaaaa
Coding sequences within it:
- the LOC112654416 gene encoding tRNA N6-adenosine threonylcarbamoyltransferase; amino-acid sequence: MPAVLGLEGSANKVGVGVVRDGAVLANPRRTYVTPPGTGFLPGDTARHHRAVILDLLQEALTEAGLTSQEIDCVAYTKGPGMGAPLVSVAVVARTVAQLWNKPLLGVNHCIGHIEMGRLITGATSPTVLYVSGGNTQVIAYSERRYRIFGETIDIAVGNCLDRFARVLKISNDPSPGYNIEQMAKRGKKLVELPYTVKGMDVSFSGILSFIEDAAQRMLATGECTPEDLCFSLQETVFAMLVEITERAMAHCGSQEALIVGGVGCNLRLQEMMETMCQERGARLFATDERFCIDNGAMIAQAGWEMFRAGHRTPLSDSGITQRYRTDEVEVTWRD